The nucleotide window TTTATAATACCACCTAGGACTTGTAATAAAAGAAAAAACAAATATTGAAATTATCAAAACAATTATTAAAAAACTTGTTCCACACCTTGGATGATGTGTTGAAAACTTTTTTACGTTTTCTACAGTTAATTTTTTTCCTGATTCATAACAATGGACTGTCTTATGCTCTGCTCCATGATACTGAAAAACTCTCTTTATGTCTTTCATACGTGATATTAAATAAACGTATAACAAAAAAACCAAAATTCTTATAATTCCATCTATAACATCAAACAAGATTCCATCTTGTGAGTAAATAAGTTTTGTTAAGTAAAGTGGAAGAGCAACAAATAATAATATAGCAAAGAAAATTGCCATTAACATAGAAAACATAACTTCTGCCTTGGATATTTTCTCGTTTTCTTCAGTCTGTTGTTCAGCACTCCATATTAAAGATTCAATACCAATCTTTAGCATTGTAAATAAATTTACAATACCTCTTATGAAAAAAAGTTTAGATGCTTTGCTTTTATTTTTAATTCTTCTTCTTTTAGAGATAATTTTGTTTTTCTTCCTCACAGAAGTATTAACTTTGTTCCCACGCATCATCATAACTCCTTCGATAACTGCCTGTCCTCCTGCTGGTTTAATTTTTTCTTTCATTTTTTAGATAACAAGTAGGTTTTTTATATATGATTGAACCATTATGAATAAAACATAAATAATAATTAATATTACCCCTTCTTTCCAATATATCTTTTTTCCTGCTTCAATAAAAATCATAAACAAGAAAGATGCTAATATCATAAAACTTATACTTGTAAAAAATATAACAAGATTTGTTGTTATTGGAAATATCAAAGCAGTTACACCCAAAACCAAAGTTGAGTTAGCTACAACACTTCCCATTATGTTTCCAAGGATAATATCCTCTTGATTTTTCTTCAATGCATGGAACCCTACAACTAATTCTGGTAATGAAGTTCCTAATGCAATTATAAACAATCCAACAAAAATTGGAGGCAATGCTAAATCAATAGAAATCAAAGAAGCATATTTTACAGTAAATTTTGCAGAATAATAAAGGAATAATGCTGAAACAATAAACAAAAAAACATTTCCTACAATTTCACTTCTCCCAATATGGTTATCAATTGGTTTTGTAAATTTTTTCTTTTGTTTTATTAATAATGCAGAATAAAACAAGAAGAATACTATCAAAATTATTCCGTCTAATTTGGACAGGCTTTCTCCTATTGCCATTAAAATTAAAGGTAATAAAGATATTCCAAACATATACAAACTATCCTTCCTCACTGTTTTACTTTTTATAGCAATTCCCCGAGCAAGCAATAAAGGAATTCCTAGAATAATAGTAAGATTAGCGATATTGCTTCCAATAACATTACCTAGTGATATTTCTGGTTGTCCTGCTAAAGCAGAACTTATTCCAACAAACAGTTCTGGCAGAGATGTTGCCATACCAACTATAATAAAACTAACAACAAATTTACTCATCCTAAGAAAAGCAGCAATCTTTGATAAAGATTTAATCAAAAAAGATCCACTTACCAGAAGAACTAAACAACTTAGTGCAAACAATAAAAAATTTATCATAAACGCCATCTCTATCACTCTCTTTTTTGTTATTTAAAAAAGTTGTTATTATTTTTTGATCTTAAATGTTCCTGCAGGCAAAGCCCGGATTATATCATCCAACTCTCCTTTTATTTTGTGTTGGATTATCTTAGCTACTTTGCCTGGTTTTTCTCTACCTTGTTCTAACTCTAAAAATTCTTTGCAATGTTTTTTAACTGCTTCCAATGGACCAGCCATAATATGTCCTTTTAAATTACCAATTGCCAAGTTTACATCATTATCAATATATTCTAATTTTCCTTTTGTAACAAATCCCCCTTTAGGAACATACTCTCCTGCTTTTGCTTCTTTTGTTAGTTGTTCTGGTCTGGCCATAAAAGTTGGTGTTGTAGTTATTCCTAATTTAAAAGCTCTTGAAAATGTTACAGTAGCGTCTGCTGCTTCTTCAATAGTTACTTTTGATGGTTTTTTTCCTTCAGTCTTAATAACAAAAAAAGGACTTCCAATCATATCTGTATGAAAAACAATATCATTTTTTTCAGTATGTTTTTTAATCACAATTTCATTAGAGGTGGCATCTCTTCCTCCAATCACCAAAAAATCTTCAGAACTTAAAAACCATCTAAACTTTTCATACCACTCTTTTTTTAACGGCTCTTTCTTTTTTTGTTTTTTTAATTCTTCTAAAACTTTGTCTTTATCTTTTTGCACTTTCTTTAATTTGATTTTACTCTCTTCTACTATATTTTTAGCTCCTTCTAACTTTTTCTTTAACTTCTTTATCTTATCGTAATAAGCAGAAGCATTTGCTTCAACTGATTTCTTTAAATCAATCTCAACTCTCATCTATTATTTTGATATAATTGATTATATAAAACTTTGGTTAAGAAATATAGCCCAAGGCAGATTCCCACATAAGGGTTTCACCCTTATCAACCTGTGGTCTATTACTCGTTCCACTCGTAATATCCCTGAGAAATATAGCCCCAGGCAGATTCGAACTGCCGTCCTCGGACCCAAAATCCGAGATGATTGACCACTACACCATGGGGCTGTATTATGAACAAACTAAAAATAATTTAAAAAACTATCGGTTATATATTAAGATTTATTCTTAAAGTAGTTGGGAATATTTTATGATTAATCTTTGCTTGAGCAGAAATGATTATATCCACCAATATCATCTTTGCATCTCCAAATATAATCTTTTCATCATCAGCTAAAGAATTCCATTCACCATCTTCATAATTTTGAGAATTAACTAAATCAAATACTAATTCTTCAACACCATGTTTTGTTCTACCATTAGTAAAAACTATTATATAATCAAGTCCTTCAATAAAAGCTCCTAAACTATCATAAGGTACATTTTCACCAGAATATTTTTTTATAATAAAATCAAGAGCAGGCACCCCATTAAGAGTGGAATCTACAAGCACTTCTTTTTCTGTACGAGGATGGTTTCCACCATCATAATTCACAAGAACCCATTTATCATTTATTAGATTGTAAGTAAAAGTTTCATCATCTACTTTTTCTACATAAGTACTATCATCTGGTTTAAAAAATAAGATATCTGTTTTATATCTTACTATTTCACTTAAACCAATATTCCATACATTTTGTAAAAAAGGACCTACCACAGGTAAAGGAATTGGTTTTTCTCTTCGAATCCCAACATCTATTTGCATTTCCAAAGATTTTTCTCCTTTTGTATTTATTACCAAATATCCTGCACTATCTTCATAAGCAGAGATATCATAGTCAAATCTCCCTGTTTCTGCTTGAGTTTGATATAAAGATCTTCCTAATAGAATATTATCAAGTTCTCTTCCTTCGCTTGTATGAGAAGCATAAGAACTAGAAGACAAGGATGGTTGAGTAGGAAGGATAGATTGAGCTTTTGCTTCACTAGGTAAAAAAGACAAAGCACCATATAGTAATGCAGAATATAGAGTTATTTTATTAGTAGCATTCATCATTATCCTTTGTTGTCGTGTTTGTATCACTAACTATATTAGAATAAGTGAATTAATTCTTTATTTAAAAAATATTCGGTTTAATAATCAAAAAACTTTATAAACATCTAAATAAAAACTTTACCTATGGTTGATTTTAATAAAATAGCCATAAAATGGCAAAAGAGATGGGAAGCTTCAAAAATATTTAATGTAAAAGAAGATCCTAAAAAGAAAAAATTTTACGTTCTAGAGATGTATCCATACCCTTCTGGGTCTGGACTACATATGGGCCATGCGAGAAACTACTGTATTGGAGATGCTTTTGCCAGATTCAAAAGAATGCAGGGATTTAATGTTCTATATCCAATGGGATATGACAGCTTTGGGTTGCCTGCAGAAAATGCAGCCATAAAAGAAAAAAGCCATCCAAAAATATTTACTGAAAATGCAATTAAAAATTTCATAAAACAGCAGAAAAGTTTAGGATTAAGTTATGACTGGAATCGAATGGTTGAGACTCATAAGCCGGATTACTACAAATGGGATCAATGGATTTTCTTAAAAATGTTTGAAAAAGGCATGGCCTATAAAAGAAAATCTGCTGTAAACTGGTGTCCTAAATGCCATACTGTTTTAGCTAATGAACAAGTACATAATGGAAAATGCTGGAGACATACTGAAACAGATGTAGAACCGAAAGAACTGGAACAATGGTTTTTCAAGACAACTAAGTACGCGGATGAATTATATGATGATATTAAAAAATTAACTGGCTGGGAAGAAGATGTAAAACTAATGCAGAAGAATTGGATAAACAAGAAAGAGTGGATTGATATAGAATATGATATTGATGGAACAGGTAAAAAGTTAACTGTTTCTACTACAAGACCAGATACAAATTTTGGAGCTACCTTTATTGTAATAGCACCAGAGCACCCATTGCTGTCAAAGGAAACCGGGATTGTTCCAGAGAAATATAAACGTGCTGTTGATGATTATATAGAGAAGGCCAAAAAGAAAACAGATGAAGAAAGAATTGAAGAAGGTGGGAAAAAGCAAGGTGTTTTTACAGGATTATATTGTATAAATCAATTGACAAATAAAAAGATGCCTGTGTGGGTTACTGATTTTGTTTTGATGACTGTCGGAACTGGAGTAGTTGTAGGTGTTCCTGGGCATGATATAAGGGATTTTGAATTTGCTAAAGAATATGATTTAGAAATTATAAGAGTTGTCGTTGGAAAAGACAGAGACAAAACAGAGATTACAAGAAAAGAACAGGTCCAGGAAGAAGAAGGAACAATGATTAACTCTGGATTCTTAAATGGAATGGACATTCATACTGCAACCAAGAAAATTATGGATTATATGGAAGAGAAAGGATATGGTAAAAGAACTATTAGATATAGATTAAGAGATTGGCTAATCTCCCGTCAAAGATTTTGGGGAACACCAATTCCAATAATCTATTGTGATAAATGCGGAGAAGTGCCTGTTCCTGAAAAAGATTTGCCAGTAAAACTTCCTGATAATATTAAATTCTCAAGTACTAAAAATCCTTTAATGGATTACAAACCTTTTACAGATGTTAAATGTCCAAAATGTAAAGGCCCTGCCAAAAGAGAAACAGATACAATGGATACCTTTGTAAATTCTTCATGGTATTTTTTAAGGTATTGTGATCCTAAAAATGATAAAAAAATCTTTGATCCTAAAAAAGCAAACTACTGGATGCCTATTGACCAATACATAGGTGGAAGAGAACATGCATGTATGCATCTCATCTATTTTAGATTCTATACAAAATTCTTAAGAGATTTAGGATTAATCAAATTTGATGAACCTGCTATTAATCTTTTCAACCAAGGAATGCTTCATAAAAATGGAGTTGTAATGTCAAAATCAAAAGGCAATGTTGTTCTGCCAGAAGAAGTTGCAGATAAGTATGGTATTGATACAGCAAGATTGTTCTTATTGTTTGTAGCAGGACCAGACAAAGACATGGAATGGTCTGATGAAAGTGTTGAGGGAAACTTTAGATTCTTAAATAAATTTTACAGTCTTGTTGATAAAAAAATAACTGATAAAAAAGATTCAAAACAAGAGAGCAAGATAAATAAAACAATAAAAGAATGTACATCTTATATTGAGGAGTTTAAATTTAACATGGCCATTATATCTTTAATGGAACTAACTAATTACTTGTATGTTAAAGATGAAATTAATAAAAGCGTTTTAGAAAAATTAGTATTATTAATGGGTATTTTTACTCCTCATATTTGTGAGGAGATGTGGGAAAAACTTGGGAATAAAGAATTTATTTCTACATCTAAATGGCCTAAATTTGATAAATCCAAGATAGATGAAAAATCAGAAGCAGAAGAAGAATCAATCTCTAAATTGATTTTAGATATAAATAAAGTTTTGGAATTAGCTAAAGTTGAAACCCCTAAAAAAATTACCTTGTTTGTATCAGAGAAATGGAAATATGATTTTTTCTCTAAAATAAAAAAATCTTTGGCAAAAACAAGGGATATTGGTACGATTATTAAATCCTGTATGGATTCAGAACATAAAAAAGAAATTTCTCAATTAGTCCCTAAACTAGTAAAAAACGAATCCAGAATTCCTAAGGTTATAATTGAACAATCTTCTGAACTAAAAAATCTTGAACAAAATAAAAAATTAGTTGAAGATAATTTCAAATGTAAAGTTGATATTGTAAAAGCAGATGATTCTCAAGGAGCTAAAGCAATACCTTCTAAACCAGCTATTTTTGTTGAATAATTTAACAAGTTGAATGAATTATAGCATTAACCTTTTTTCCTTCTTGTTTTAGTTTATTATATTTTTGGCATGCTTTTTCGCTATCTTCTATTACAAGATTAATATTTCTTTCTTTGGCCAATTCAATAACGTCTTTGTCTACATGAACATCTCTAGAAGTTCCAATCCCAATAACAACATATTCTGGATCATCTCCGAAAATTTCAACAATATCCTGCTGTGTTACTGTATGATGTATTATATAATGCCATGGTAATACTCTGTCTCCTATTATTTTTATATCTTCATAATTTTCTCCATCTATTACTATTTTCCCAAATGTAAAATTTTCTATCATATAATTTTATTAGTTTTCTGTATATTTATAACTTTTGAAAACTTATTTAAATTAAACAATCTTCTTGACTTTCATGGTTAATCTGTTATTCATGGCAGTAATGTATTCGTCTGAAGATGTTTTTACTACAGCAAAAAAGGATTTAATTGCAAAATATAGTGATATAAAAGCAGAAAGTTCTGCTTATTCTTTTAATTTTACAAAATATTATGAAAAAGAGATGGGTTCAAACCTAAAAAAGAAATTTTTAATATTTAACAAAGAGATTTCAAAAAAAGATTTAATTGAAATTAAACATTTTATAACAAAAATTGAAGAAAAATATTCTGATAACGGGAGAACAGTTAATATTGATCCTGGTTATTTATCTTCTAATGAATTTGTTCTAGCTACATTTAAAGGAAAAGACTTTAAAGAAAAAATAAGTGAAGATGTTTTTGTTCATAAAATCTTAGAGTTTAAAGAAAAGAAAATAATTGAATTTTTTCACACATTTGCTGATTACAAAGTTAAAGAAAATCAGGAATTTTTATTAGCAAATAAGCCCCTGTAGTAGAATGGCAAATGGTTACGCCCATTTGATATGCAATAAGCGACATTCAAAGCTAAAGCTTTGAAATCCCTTCAACTTGCCCCTGTAGTATAATGGATAATATACGACCTTGCGGAGTAATATCAATCTGCACAAAAAGGTTGAGATCGGAGTTCAATTCTCCGCTGGGGCATAAATTTATAAGTAAAGTTAGGAACATAATGTAAGATCAAAAATAAGAATTCTCGAGATATACAAAACTATTGTTTTTATCTATTATTAGTAGATTATCAATAATAAACTATTGATAATCTTATGTTATACGCAATAAATCTGAAGTCCTTTTTTCTTTTAAGGGGCAAACTTATTATCATAATATTTTTGATTGCTAACCAACAATTCTCAGAATAACTTTAATCAAACTTTTCTAAGCTACAAAGTTGCTGTGCGATTAGAGTAGCATTCAGTGCAGCACCTCTCAGGAGTTGGTCTCCACAGACAAACATTCTAACACCATTATCAAAAACTTCTGGCTGTCTGATTCTTCCTACTTCAACTTGATAATTCCCTGAAGTGTTAATAGGCATTGGATAAATATTATTCAATGGATCATCACAAACTTTGAGCATAGGCTCTTTATCTAAAGCAAATCTATATTCATCCAAATTTATAGGTGTATGTGTTTCAACCATAATATCTTCAGCATGAGATCTTTCAACAGGTACTCTCACACAACCACTAGAAATTCTCACAGAATCTTCTAACCCAAGAATTTTTCGAGATTCCCAATCAGTTTTCATCTCTTCTTTTGTATATCCATTCTCTTGAAATCTATCAATATGAGGGATCACATTAAAAGGCAGAGGATATTGAAATTTACTATGTTCAACAGATTCGCCATCAAGATAATTCCTAGATTGTTCTAGCAGTTCATTTCTACCCCCATTTCCTGCGCCACTTGCAGATTGGTAAGTAGAAAAAATTATTCTTTCGATTCCAGCCATCTGATTTAATATGTGTAAAGGTATTGCTGCAATTGCAGTAGTACAATTTGGATTTGCAATTAATCTTGATGGATGCTCTCTTAACAACTCTCCATTGATTTCTGGGATTATTAAAGGAACATTATCATCATATCTAAAAGCTGACGAATTGTCTACAACATAACAACCAGAACCCCTTGCTTTTTCCCAATTCGTTTTTGACCAATCTCCACTAATCGCCCAAAGCGCTAAATCTAAGCTAGAATAATCTGCAGTATCTGCTTTTTGAACAACAATTTTACCAAAGGGAGTTTTTAGACTTTTTCCAGCAGATTTGCCTGCATAAAGATACAGTTCATCTACTGGAAATTCCAATTTGTCAAGAACATTAATAATTTCTTGACCTACTTCTCCTGTTGCACCAAAGATGCCAACCTTTACTTTTCCCATATAATATTGAAATGGAGGTTAGTATTTAAATATTATTATTCTTTAAAGAATAAGTTTGCCCCGGATTTTCTGTCTTAATATATCACTTAGTTCTTTTGAAGGACGGACTTCAGATTTACTGTCGCTCCGTTTCACTCCGCGATTTTTTCTTGCAGAAAAAACGTATAACAGCAATCTCGATGTTATGCGAAATCGAAAGAAAGACCTAAATTAGTTAAATAGAGATGGGGCTTCAGCAATATTTATATACAATCCTTAGATATTTAATTATAGTATGGAAACTTGGATAATTTTTGCATTAATCGCACCTGCACTTTGGGCTATCACAAATTTATTTGATAGTAGGCTAAGAAACTTTCATATTAAAGATGAATTTGTGCTAACTACTTTTGCTGGTTTTGTTGGACTACTAGCATTTCTTTTTATTCCAATATATGGATTTTCATTCCCAGGAATTTGGATTTTCATTGTTTCAATGATTGCAGGAGTTCTATATATTTACACAATGATTCCATACTTCAAAGCATTGTCTTTAGAAGACACCTCTACCGTAATAATGCTTTGGTATATAACTCCAGTTCTTATTCCTTTCTTCGCAAGATTTTTTCTCAATGAAAATCTTTTACTTATTCAATATTTAGGATTCATCCTTATTTTATTAGGAGGTTTACTTATTTCAATAAAAAGAAATGCTCTTAAGAAGATTCATATTAGCAAGGCATTATTTATGATGTTAGCTTCAGGAATAATGCTTGATATTTATTACCTTCTTGAAAAATATATTTATCAAAACCAATCATTTTGGAATGGATTTTTGTGGATTAGATTTGGAAGTTTTGTTGGGGCATTAACTATTTTAGCAATTCCAAAATACAGAAATTCATTCATTCAAATGAAAAACACTTTGAATTTTAAATCTTTTAAATTGATTTTTGGAGGAGAATTGCTAAATCTAATAGCCCTTGTTTCCATTGGATTTGCATTGAGTTTAGGTTCAGTTAGCTTAGTAATATCATTAACAAACTTCCAACCATTATTCTTAATTGTATTTATCATCCTATTGTCAAAATTCTTTCCAAAATTATATAAAGAAAAATTATCCAAGAAAATTATATTTGTTAAAGTAATAGCTGTTGCATTATTGATATTAGGATTGTATCTTATTGTTATGTAAGCCCCAACTCCTTGATTCTTTGTTTTGATGTATCGCATTCGCTCTTTAGATGAACGGTCTTTCTTTCGACTCAAGGGGACGCTGCGCTTTCAGGCTAAAGCCCTTACCCCCATATAACACAAGCTAACGCAACAATGCATCATTTAACATAGCTTTATAAACCAACCAATATTTTAAGTTACTATGAGAGACTTCAAAAAAGGTAGATCTGATAGAAAACCTAGAAGATCTAGTAGAAGGGACGATTCTGACGAAGGAGGAGACTTTAAGAGCTTTAGAGCAAGAAAATCATCCGGAAGATCAGGTAGAAGGGATTCTTCTAGAAGAAGTTCAAGAATAGAAATGCATGAAGTCGTTTGTGACAAATGCGGCGAAAAATGCGAAGTTCCTTTCAAACCAACTTCAAGTAAACCTGTTTATTGTAGTGATTGTTTTACAAAAGAAGATGGAAGATCATCGAGAGGTAAATCTTCAAACGGACTTGATGAAGTAAACAAAAAGCTTGATAAAATTATGAAAGCATTGAAAATCGAATAAAATTCTAATCAAAATAATCCTCATAACAAAAATTTTTACTAAAAGAATTCCCTTCATAAGAACAAACTCCTTTCTCCTCGATAATATTATTATCTAAAAAATCTCTAAATTTGTTGATAAGACTATTACAATCAGAACATCTCTTAAAATGAGTTTCAATCTCAATCCTAAACTCTTTCTCACTCATTTTAATAATTTTAGAAGGAACAGAAGATTTTTCAAGAAAATCCTTATAAATATTATCAACAAATCTGTTATCTGAAATAGCGTCAGAAAGTTTTAAATTAAGCGCACATTTCTTAGGAGACGTAGAACTTACTATTTCACGATTAATAAGCATACAATTACCTTTCTTTAACTTAACTTCCTTCTCTTGTTTTTTCCTTAAAAGATTAGCAGGAAGTTTTAAACTACCATCTTTATTAAATTCAACCATAAAAGAATGATTTAGCTATTGTTTAAAAGAGTTTTTATATTTATTAATATCTTTAATCATTCCTTTAAAATCTTTTTTCTTAGAATTACAAAAAAAAGCCCTGCAAGCTTTAGGTCGAATTGAATGTATTGAACATTTGCCTTTCACAAGGGAATCGGAGATTCCATGTGCCCCAGAAATCTTTGATTTCTGTGGTTTCAAATAAATGCAGCTGCCATTTTCCTGCTGTTTAATTATGTTTGCACCGCACAATTCTGCTTCTTCAAAATCATCAACTAAACCAAACTCTTCAAACTGGGTTTTATAATTACCAGAATTATATTCTTCTTTATTTAAATTTATTAAGAATAATTTGCAACAAATTCCGCATTCAAAACAACTATCTACCATAATAAAAAAAATTTAATTAAAAAGATTATTTAAGCATGATTACTCTTTGTTAACATTTACTGCTTTTGGTCCTCTATCTCCTTCTTCAACGTCAAAAGTAACTTGATCATTTTCATTTAAGTTTAATCCTTCTTTTAATCCTGTTTGATGTACAAAATATTCTTTTCCATCTTCACCAGCAATAAATCCGAATCCTTTTGAATTATTGAAAAATTTTACTGTTCCATTCATATTTTCACCCCCTTTTATTTATTTCTTTATTATACTTTGCTTGACATTTTTTGCAGTAATTAATTTTTGATTCACCTTTATTTACTACAAATCTATCTCTACATAATCGACAAAATTTTATTATTTTATATTCTACCATCTTATTACCAAAGACATTCGTTTTTATTGTCTTTTATCATTTATATTTTTTACAGAAACAGTTTAATTGTTTTATTTTAACTAATATCAAATTGTTCTGAATAATACACTTTAAAACCCTTCTGTCTTTTTAAATGTTTCTATATTATTATAACTTAGAAATCACTCTTTTTTAGGCTTAATTCTAACTTTTTTTGTATGATGAAACTTATTACTAATACATTCAATTTCTTTTACCTGATACTTCTCAGGGTGTTTTATATTATACGCTGTCCATCTTTTGCTTTTTGACATCTTATACTGAGGAATTATAAAGCCTTTAAAAAGCTTACTAATTTCTTTTTTTCTGTTTAAAATAGAAATCCTCAACTTCCTCTAATGTTACTATATCTTCTGCAGATCTCTCCATATTCCTTAATCTTAAAACTCTTGGAAACCTTAGAGCATAACCTGAAGAATAAGTAGGAGACTTCTGAATTTCCTCATAAGCAACCTCAACAACAATCTTTGGTTTAAGTTTCACAACCTTCCCTTTCTGACTTATAACTAAAGGCTCTAATAATTTTGTTAATTGATCAAAGGTAACCCCTTCTGATTTTTCTTTTATTCCAGTACCAACCTTACCAATTCCAACAAAATTTCCATTCTCATCTAAACAAGCTAATCTAAAACTAGAAAACCATTTTGCGCGCTTTCCCTCTCCACACTCTGCCCCTGTTATAACCAAATCCATTGGCTCTTCTGCTTCCTTCATCTTTACCATATTACCAACTCTAGCACCAGGCTTATAGGGAGCATCTAATTTTTTCAGCATCAAACCTTCATTACCTTCTTTTAAAGATTGTTTGTAAAATTTATTAACATCATCTTCATTATTAACAATTTGACATTTAGACAAAACAATTTTTTTAGGAACAGGCTTTACTATCTTCTCAAGCAAGGCCCTTCTATTCTTAAAAGGCTCTTTAATCATATTCTTATCATTGTAATACATACAATCAAAAATATTAAGCTCAACTGGAAATTTTTTTGCTATGTGCTCAATATCATACTTTCTTCTAATTCTCTGAGAAATACTTTGAAAAGGAAGATACTCTCCAGTCTTAGAAGAAAACCCAACAGCTT belongs to Candidatus Woesearchaeota archaeon B3_Woes and includes:
- a CDS encoding leucine--tRNA ligase, which translates into the protein MVDFNKIAIKWQKRWEASKIFNVKEDPKKKKFYVLEMYPYPSGSGLHMGHARNYCIGDAFARFKRMQGFNVLYPMGYDSFGLPAENAAIKEKSHPKIFTENAIKNFIKQQKSLGLSYDWNRMVETHKPDYYKWDQWIFLKMFEKGMAYKRKSAVNWCPKCHTVLANEQVHNGKCWRHTETDVEPKELEQWFFKTTKYADELYDDIKKLTGWEEDVKLMQKNWINKKEWIDIEYDIDGTGKKLTVSTTRPDTNFGATFIVIAPEHPLLSKETGIVPEKYKRAVDDYIEKAKKKTDEERIEEGGKKQGVFTGLYCINQLTNKKMPVWVTDFVLMTVGTGVVVGVPGHDIRDFEFAKEYDLEIIRVVVGKDRDKTEITRKEQVQEEEGTMINSGFLNGMDIHTATKKIMDYMEEKGYGKRTIRYRLRDWLISRQRFWGTPIPIIYCDKCGEVPVPEKDLPVKLPDNIKFSSTKNPLMDYKPFTDVKCPKCKGPAKRETDTMDTFVNSSWYFLRYCDPKNDKKIFDPKKANYWMPIDQYIGGREHACMHLIYFRFYTKFLRDLGLIKFDEPAINLFNQGMLHKNGVVMSKSKGNVVLPEEVADKYGIDTARLFLLFVAGPDKDMEWSDESVEGNFRFLNKFYSLVDKKITDKKDSKQESKINKTIKECTSYIEEFKFNMAIISLMELTNYLYVKDEINKSVLEKLVLLMGIFTPHICEEMWEKLGNKEFISTSKWPKFDKSKIDEKSEAEEESISKLILDINKVLELAKVETPKKITLFVSEKWKYDFFSKIKKSLAKTRDIGTIIKSCMDSEHKKEISQLVPKLVKNESRIPKVIIEQSSELKNLEQNKKLVEDNFKCKVDIVKADDSQGAKAIPSKPAIFVE
- a CDS encoding metal-dependent enzyme; protein product: MKEKIKPAGGQAVIEGVMMMRGNKVNTSVRKKNKIISKRRRIKNKSKASKLFFIRGIVNLFTMLKIGIESLIWSAEQQTEENEKISKAEVMFSMLMAIFFAILLFVALPLYLTKLIYSQDGILFDVIDGIIRILVFLLYVYLISRMKDIKRVFQYHGAEHKTVHCYESGKKLTVENVKKFSTHHPRCGTSFLIIVLIISIFVFSFITSPRWYYKLGFRIILLPVIVGLSYEILKLADLFKENWFFSMINKPGLWIQRITTKEPTKKQIEVAIDSLKKVL
- a CDS encoding DNA-binding protein encodes the protein MNGTVKFFNNSKGFGFIAGEDGKEYFVHQTGLKEGLNLNENDQVTFDVEEGDRGPKAVNVNKE
- a CDS encoding aspartate-semialdehyde dehydrogenase, which codes for MGKVKVGIFGATGEVGQEIINVLDKLEFPVDELYLYAGKSAGKSLKTPFGKIVVQKADTADYSSLDLALWAISGDWSKTNWEKARGSGCYVVDNSSAFRYDDNVPLIIPEINGELLREHPSRLIANPNCTTAIAAIPLHILNQMAGIERIIFSTYQSASGAGNGGRNELLEQSRNYLDGESVEHSKFQYPLPFNVIPHIDRFQENGYTKEEMKTDWESRKILGLEDSVRISSGCVRVPVERSHAEDIMVETHTPINLDEYRFALDKEPMLKVCDDPLNNIYPMPINTSGNYQVEVGRIRQPEVFDNGVRMFVCGDQLLRGAALNATLIAQQLCSLEKFD